Proteins from a genomic interval of Zingiber officinale cultivar Zhangliang chromosome 2A, Zo_v1.1, whole genome shotgun sequence:
- the LOC122044115 gene encoding uncharacterized protein ycf23-like: protein MILFLQICVSSVDPLAFPSAVEAGAQMVEIGNYDSFYEMGIQFSPEQILKLTRETRRILPSITLSVTVPHMLSLPDQVKLAELLEQEGADIIQTEGGKYSSPSKPGVLGLIEKATPTLAAAYSISRAVQIPVMCSSGLSAVTAPMALTAGAAGVVCVLLLSNLIIICY, encoded by the exons ATGATCTTGTTCTTGCAGATTTGTGTTTCCTCTGTGGACCCTTTGGCATTTCCttctgcagtggaagcaggtgcCCAAATG GTGGAAATTGGAAATTATGATTCTTTCTACGAGATGGGAATTCAGTTTTCCCCTGAACAG ATTCTAAAGCTCACTAGAGAAACTAGAAGGATTCTTCCATCCATTACACTGTCTGTAACCGTGCCACACATGCTTAGTCTCCCTGATCAG GTGAAGCTAGCAGAGTTGCTGGAACAGGAAGGTGCTGATATAATCCAAACTGAAGGAGGGAAATACTCAAGTCCATCAAAACCTGGTGTCCTTGGTTTGATCGAGAAG GCCACACCAACGCTAGCAGCTGCATACTCCATTTCCCGAGCAGTTCAGATTCCAGTTATGTGCTCATCTGGATTAAGCGCTGTCACTGCACCTATGGCTTTAACAGCAGGAGCAGCTGGTGTGGTATGCGTTCTTTTGctttctaatctaatcattatctgctactag